In Cystobacter fuscus DSM 2262, the genomic stretch GTGGTGAACGCCCGGCGGGCGGCGCGGGGAGAGCCCGTGCTGCGCATGGGGGTGGGCCTGCACACCGGCCGGGTGGTGTTGGGCAACATCGGCTCCATGGCCCGGCGCCTCGAGTACACCGCCATTGGCGACACGGTGAACCTGGCCAGTCGGATCGAACAGCTCACCAAGCGGCACGGTACGCCGGTGCTGGTGTCCCGGGAGACGCGCGAGCGGGCGGGCGACGGCTTCCTGTGGAAGGAGCTCCCCCCCACCCCCGTGGCGGGCAAGCGCGAGCCGGTGTCCACGTTCATTCCCCTGGACCCCCGGGAAAACGCCGGGGTGGTGGCCCGGAAGCCCCGATCGGGGGAACGCCGGCTTCTGTCTCGCGTAAGTGGCGAGGATGGCTAAGGGATTCCGTTGACGCCCCCCAAGGCGCGTCCTTATAACGCCCCGGATTCCCTAGCCAGCATCGAGGCCTCTTGAGCACCTACGCACTCGACAGGGTCACTGCCCAGTTTCCGGAGGCAGTGGCGGAGCGCTATTTGGACCGCACGGGCGGCGCCTGGGCCGTCATCCACGCGGAGCACCTTCCCAAGGTGGCCGCCTTCCTCAAGCACGAGCTGGACTTCAAGCTCTTCGTGTCGATCGACGCGGTGGACCGGCTCCACCTGGCGGAGAACGATCCGCGCTTCGAGGTCGTCTACTTCATCAGCTCCCTGTCGCGCCGCGAGCACGTGCGCCTCAAGGTGCGGGTGAGCGAAGCGCAGTTGGAGATCCCCTCGCTGGTGCCCGTGTTCAAGGGCGCCAACTGGTGGGAACGCTTCGTGTGGGACTTCTACGGCGTGCGCTTCGCGGGACACCCGGACCTGCGCCGCGTGTTGCTCTACGAGGAGTTCCAGGGCCACCCCCTGCGCAAGGACTACGCCCTGCGCGACCGGCAGCCGCTCATTCCCGAGCGGCCCATCAAGGACATCTTCCGCGGCCCCGGTACCAGCGGCGTCTCCTGATCGC encodes the following:
- a CDS encoding NADH-quinone oxidoreductase subunit C, whose amino-acid sequence is MSTYALDRVTAQFPEAVAERYLDRTGGAWAVIHAEHLPKVAAFLKHELDFKLFVSIDAVDRLHLAENDPRFEVVYFISSLSRREHVRLKVRVSEAQLEIPSLVPVFKGANWWERFVWDFYGVRFAGHPDLRRVLLYEEFQGHPLRKDYALRDRQPLIPERPIKDIFRGPGTSGVS